The genomic region TCGCCTCGTTCGCGTCGCGGGCCCAGTGCACCGTCCCGCCGCGGGCGCTCACCTCGGCCTCGAGCCGGACCAGGTGCTCGTCGAGGCGGGCCATCGTCGCCCGTTTGATCGCCTCGCCGGCGAGGCGGAGCTGCTCCCAGTCGTCGAGTTCGCCGACCGCCGTGGCCCGCTTGGCGCGGATGACCCCGGTGGCGTGGCCGAGGTTGCGGCGCAGCTGGCTGTCGGCGAGCGCGTCCCGCGCGGCGGCGGGGAAGGGCCGGTCACCACGCAGCTGCCCGACGCCGGGCGGCGCGGGGATCCCGAGGAACGTCGCCGTCATCGCACGCTCGCCTGGGTGCCGGCCGCCTGGGTGCCGGCCGCGGGGGTGCCGGGGTGGCGCGTCGCCGTCATCGGACGGCCGCCTGGGTGCTGGCGAGGATCTCGGCGAGGTGCACCGTGCGGGTGGCGGCCCGCAGCCGGGTCAGGCCGCCACCGATGTGCATCAGGCAGGACGCGTCGCCGGCGGTCGCCACCTCCGCGCCGGTGCCGAGGACGTGGCGCATCTTGTCGGCGAGCATCGCCGTCGACGTCGGCGCGTTCTTCACCGCGAAGGTGCCGCCGAACCCGCAGCAGGTCTCCGCCTCCGGCAGCTCCAGCAGCGTCATCCCGGCGACCTGGCGCAGCAGCCGCAGCGGCCGGTCGCCCACCCGCAGCAACCGCAGCGAGTGGCAGGTCGGATGGTAGGTGACCCGGTGCGGGTAGTAGGCGCCGACGTCGGAGACGCCGAGCACGTCGACGAGCAGCTCGGACAGCTCGTACGTGCGGGCCGCGACCGCCTCGGCGCGGCGGGCGAGCGCGTCGTCCCCGGCGTCACGGGCGAGGGCGGCATGCTGGTGACGTACCGAACCCGCGCACGAGCCGGACGGGGTGACGACGACGTCGGCGTCGGCGAAGACGTCGACGTGGTGGCGGACCAGCTCGACCGCCTCACGGGCGTAGCCGGTGTTGGTGTGCATCTGCCCGCAGCAGGTCTGCCCGGCGGGGAAGACGACCTCGTGGCCGAGGCGTTCGAGCAGCTCGGTGG from Frankia alni ACN14a harbors:
- a CDS encoding (Fe-S)-binding protein, with product MRIALFVTCLVDALFPRVGQATTELLERLGHEVVFPAGQTCCGQMHTNTGYAREAVELVRHHVDVFADADVVVTPSGSCAGSVRHQHAALARDAGDDALARRAEAVAARTYELSELLVDVLGVSDVGAYYPHRVTYHPTCHSLRLLRVGDRPLRLLRQVAGMTLLELPEAETCCGFGGTFAVKNAPTSTAMLADKMRHVLGTGAEVATAGDASCLMHIGGGLTRLRAATRTVHLAEILASTQAAVR